The Prochlorococcus marinus str. MIT 9301 genome segment TCCCATATCTTAGGGGTAGATTCTATTGCTCCAAAAGTTTGTCCCATCGCTACACTCGTAAGATTTAAACTCGATACACCTAAGAGTCTGATCTTGCCAGGAAATACTGAGTTTGGTTTTTTTTGTAAAATTTTTATTGATCTACTACATAAAGAAATGCATTCACTTTGACGATTATATTGGCTAGGATCGATTTTCTCGTTATTTAACCAAACCCCTTTACCTTTAATGGATACAAACTTTTTTTTCAATGTAGGAATTATTAAAAAAGAAGATTCTGGTTTACCATCAACGAACCTTGCTACAGATATAGACCAGTAAGGAATACCGGCAGCGAAATTTGTTGTCCCATCGAGTGGATCGACAACCCAGTAAGCTTTTGAATTTGGAATTAGCTTTTGCCCTTCTTCACTAAGGACGCCTTCATCTGGAGCTATTGAAGCTAAGCCATCTACGATTGTTTTGTCACTCCATAAATCACAACTTGTTAATAATGAGCCATCTGCTTTGTTACTGGCGCTAATATTTCCAAAATCTTTTGTTTGGCGTTGACTAACCAATTCAAATAAAGAATCTAATTTACGTAGCTGCGTATTAGTTAAATTTGTTGGATTCATCTTTATAAATTGCAAATAGACTCTGCATCTTTAATTTTAGTATTATTACTATTCAAACAATTTTTACTTTTATCAAGGAAAGTTAATCTTTCTAATTCATCTATATTCAGATTGTAACTATATATTGCATTAATATTTTTTGATTTCGCAGTACTTAATTCACTTTGCCTAACAAGAACATCTTTTAGAGTTGATATTCCGACATCATATCTAAGTCTGGTAAGCCTTACAGACTCTTTGCTAGATTCAATTTCTTTAAGAGAAGAGATTATTTTTTCTTCATTTAATTTAAGATTTAAATAGGCCTTACTAATACTTGTGGTTAAAACATTTTTTAGATTTTCATAGACATATTTTTCGGATTCTGCATCTGCTATTTTTGATTTGTAGGAGTTCTTATTTTGTCCGCCATCAAAAATGCTCCATGCAAAATTTAGACTTATGGTATTTGTATAATTAGATCCTGATTTTTCAGAGTCGATTTTAGTTGCTAAAGAGTCACCCTTTGAAAATGTACTAGATAATGAATTACTGATATAGATATTTGGCCTATTTTGAGCTAAAAAGCTCTCTGCTTGGCTCTTTTTGATTGATGTTTGAAAAATAAGGTTTTTTAGGGAAAGATTTTTATCTAAACCCTCATCAATATTTTTTTTCAATTTATGATTCCAAAAGCCTATAAGATTTTGCTCTTTATTAGTTTCTAAATCTCCCTTAACATTAAGGATCTCTTTAAGAGAAATTTTATTAATTTCATGTTCTATTTTCTTTTCATTAAGTGATTGTTGATCTCGAGATAATTGAGCTTCTGCTTCAAGAACTTCAAATTTTGTACCAATTCCAGCATCTAGCTTCGCTTTAGCATTTTTTAAACTTGTAGTTGATAAATTAAGTGTGAATTTTTTATTTTGAATATCTTGATATGACTTTTTGTATTTGTGATATCTGATTCTTGCTTCTTGAATTAAATCTTTTTTCTTAATCTCATAATTATTTTCTGCAATTTTGTAATTTGTTTTGGCAATTTTAATTTCAGATCCTCTTAGCGGAGCAATTAAATCCCATTTAATATTCAGGGAGGGATTAGCCGTAAATTGTGATGTTTTTAAAGTAGGTGAACTGCTATTGTACTTTTTGCCTGCGACATATTTTGGTAACCCATTGGCTTGAAAATCTAGGGATGGGTATCTTTTGGCAATTTGACTGGAAAGATTAAAGCTTGCAGAGGCTACTAGATTTTGTAATGATTTTAATTCTTGATTATTTAATACAAGTTTTTCTATTTCTTGATAATCAACAAAAGTAATATTTAATTTTTCCTCTAAAACATTATCTATGTAATTTTTTGTTTCGCTCGATAGAACATTAAACGTATTCGTACTTAGAGTAAGTGGTAATAATAAAAAAGGATTTATTACTCTTCTAAGCATTTTTTATAATTTCGAAAATATTGGATTAACCAATCAAAGTATTAATAATATCATTTGAATCATCAAGAACGTGAATTTTAGTATTTATTTGAGTCTCAACTTCTTGAATATTTTTATCATCTAAAAATAAATCAGTATTAATTTTTAACATAATAGATGGTATGTAAACAGCTTCTCCTAAATCCTTATTTTTCAACCCGTAAATTAGATCTTCTCCAGTAAGAAGACCTGTAACAACTTGATCTTGACCCCAATAAATACTTGGCAAACCATATAAATTAATTGTTAATCCATTAATTAAATTTAATTTCTTAACTGTGGGAATTAGGGCTTCATACACTAATTTACCAACAATCCAACTAACTTTTTTTGGCTTTTTTACTTTTTGGGGTAGGTTTTGAGTCTTTTCTCTTAATGCTTCTAGAAAGTTTCTAATAGTCCCAACTCCATTAGATTCTTGTGGCATATTTTCGTAGGTTTTGTAACTAGGTAAATTTGTACCAGCAATTAAATACCATTCGTCTGCTAGCCAACAAAAACGAGTCCCAAGAGTAATTTGAAGAGAGGCTTGAATTCTCTCTACTTGTTTAATAGTTTTTTTTGCGTATTCTGGGCTGATTGATTTCAATCCATCATTTTCAGGTCTAAATTTTGTAAGTCCTACAGGAACTATTGCGACTGAAAGTACTGTTTGAGAGTTTTTTTTGTAGAATTCAGCAAGTTCCAAAATTGATTTCTCAAGAATATCTCCATCGTTTATGTCTGGACAAACAACAATTTGAGCATGTATTTGAATAGAGTTTTTTTCAAACCAAGAAATTTGATCAAGTATCACTCCTGCTTTTTTATTTTTTAATAATTTTTCTCTTATGGCGGGATCAGTAGCATGAACTGAAATAAAAAGTGGGGATAGTTTTTGCATAGCAATTCTTTCCCAGTCTTCTTTTTTTAAATTCGTAAGAGTTAAATAAGAGCCATATAGGAAACTTAATCTATAATCATCATCTTTTATATATAGACTTTTTCTTTTACCACTTGGCTGTTGATCAATAAAACAAAATGGACATCTATTATTGCATTGCTTTATTGAATCAAATAATGCATCTTTAAAATTTATACCTAAATTAACGTCTTGATCTTTTTCAATATTTATATTGTGAATTTCATGATTTTTATCTAAAACTGATATGTCTAAAATTTCTTCACTAATCAGAATCTGATAATCAATTAAATCTCTTGGTTTTTTTCCGTTAATACTAATAATTGAATCACCTGATTCAAATCCTATTTCTTCAGCAATAGAATTAGCTTCAATACTTTCAATTTCCGCAGGGTTTATTTTATAAGTAATATTAGGAACTAAAAGATCAATGGGATCTTCTGTTAAATTAATTTCTTGCCACACAATTTAAGGCCAAATACTCTTGTTTATATTTATTCTAAACTTATATATGACTCAAAGTGTATTAAATACTTTTAAAAAACTAAATATAGGTGTGAAATTATGGGCCTTTTGTTTATTAAAATATAGCATTCGCAGTTTTCTAAAACACGATTTAGATTAATTAAAATAACCTTTTTCATTGAAAGAATTAATTACAAAAAATTTAGAAGTAAAAGATAAATTCAACTATGAATCCAATGAGATAGTTGATTCATACGAAAATAGTTTTTTATCAAATCCTATATCTTTAAGATTGTGGTCTTCTTTTTTTGTAATTTTACCTATTTTTGTTCAAGCCCCTTGGGTTAGATTAGAACCAATAAGTGCTCTTTGTTTTACTTTTGTTATTGTCTTAGTGGCAATTGTTTTGAATCAGAAAGCATCAAATAAGTGGTTTATTGTCAGTTCATTATTACTTGGTATATCAGGTAGTTGGCTCGGTGGATGTTTGTTCTGGGGATGGTTAAGCCCATTTCCTATCCTACACATACCTGTTGAAGCTGTTGTTCTCCCACTAGCTTTAATTGGATTTGGTACTAATTGGAAAATAGGTTCAAGTTTTTTTATATCTTCTTTATTTGGAACCGCAGTTACCGACATTACAATATTTTTAATCGGAATCATGGATCAATGGAGGCAGGTAATTACAGCAGATTCTGAAAATGCACCTATGATTCTTCAAAAAACTTCAGAGAGTCTTATTCAAATAAAATCATTATCTATTATCTTTTTTGTTGCTCTTATACTTTGGTTTATTTCAAAAGAAATTTTAGATTCTGGCACAATTAATACTACTAATGGCAAAGCACTCTTAGTTTCTGGTTACGTAATTCAAACGACATTAATTGTTGATGGTATTTTTATTGTTTTAGCAATTCTGCAACCCACTTTTAGTGGATTGGTTTAATGTTAAGGCCTCCATTTTCGCAAGAACCGATACCAATAAATAATTGGGATGTAATCGTTATAGGCGCTGGAGCTGCTGGCCTTATGACTTGTCTTGAATTACCCTCAAATTTAAAAGTGCTCCTTTTAAATAGAAATACTAGTAAGGCATCTTCCAGTAGATGGGCTCAAGGCGGAATTGCATCTGTTGTTAGACAAGATGATTCATTTGATCTTCATGCTGAGGATACTTTAAAAGCAGGGGATGGACTATGTGATTTTCAAGCTGTAGAAATGCTAGTTAAAGAAGCTCCAAGTTGTGTAGAAAGGTTGCAGAATTTAGGGATGATTTTTGATCAAAGTTCTGATCAACTAGCTACTACCTTGGAAGCAGCCCATTCGCGAAGAAGAGTTTTACATGTTAAGGATCGTACTGGACGAGCATTAGTTGAAGTTCTAGAAGATCATATTGAGAATCAAAAAAATATTCTTCACTGCAGGGGTGTAAGAGTAACTGAACTTCTCATTGAAAATAAAGAATGTAGAGGAGTTCAGGTTCTTGATGGAGCAAATTTATATTGGATTAAATCTAGAGCTGTTGTTTTGGCTACAGGTGGGGGTGGGCACTTATTTACAAATACAACAAATCCTTCTCAATCCTCTGGTGAAGGGATTGCTCTTGCATGGAAAGCAGGAGCTGCTATCGAAGATTTAGAGTTCGTACAATTTCATCCAACAGCTTTAAAATTTTACGGTGCACCTTGCTTCTTAATATCTGAGGCCCTTAGAGGGGAGGGAGCGATTTTAGTTGATAAAAATGGTGACAGTCCAGTTAAAAATCTTGAAAATCGTGATCTAGCTACTAGAGATCAGGTAAGTAGAGCAATTATGAAAAATATGCATGATAATGATGAAGATCATGTTGGCTTAGATCTTCGGTATATTGACCCAGAAAAAATTGTAGAGCGCTTCCCCACGATTTTAAGTCGATGTCAGGATTATGGCGTTAACCCTTTAAATGAGGTTATTCCTGTAGCTCCTGCAGCTCATTATTGGATGGGAGGTGTTAAAACTGATCTAAATGCATCTTCAACAAGAAAAGGATTATATGCCGTTGGAGAAGTTGCTTCTACAGGTGTGCATGGTGCTAATAGACTGGCAAGTAATTCGCTGATGGAGTGTCTTGTTTTCGCAAGAAAAATGTCTTCAATTGTTTTGAATGACTTTTCTAAAGTTGAAAAATTTGATAGATCATTTCAAGAGTTTGATATTGAAGATCCTACAGAAGATCAAATTTCTATAATTACTGAAAAAATTGATGAACTAAGAAAACTATGCTGGTTAAATTTAGGTGTATCTCGAAATAAGGTAAATATGAGTAAATTTTTAAATTACATTCAAAATGATATAGATAAATTAAATAAAAATGATTTACTAAATAGTCTTGAAAAAATAAAATTTGATCAAAAAATAAAACTTAGTGAACGCAATAGAAGAACATTAAATCTTTTACTTGATTTAAAGAATAGACAAATAACCACCATAACTTTATTAAAAGCTTGTCTATTTAGAAAGGAAAGTAGAGGAGGGCATTATAGAGATGATTTCCCTGATAAAGATAAAAATTGGGAATGCCATACTAGACAACAGTTAGATCAAAAAATTCAAAAAAGATTTATTAAAAATTAAGATCT includes the following:
- the nadB gene encoding L-aspartate oxidase: MLRPPFSQEPIPINNWDVIVIGAGAAGLMTCLELPSNLKVLLLNRNTSKASSSRWAQGGIASVVRQDDSFDLHAEDTLKAGDGLCDFQAVEMLVKEAPSCVERLQNLGMIFDQSSDQLATTLEAAHSRRRVLHVKDRTGRALVEVLEDHIENQKNILHCRGVRVTELLIENKECRGVQVLDGANLYWIKSRAVVLATGGGGHLFTNTTNPSQSSGEGIALAWKAGAAIEDLEFVQFHPTALKFYGAPCFLISEALRGEGAILVDKNGDSPVKNLENRDLATRDQVSRAIMKNMHDNDEDHVGLDLRYIDPEKIVERFPTILSRCQDYGVNPLNEVIPVAPAAHYWMGGVKTDLNASSTRKGLYAVGEVASTGVHGANRLASNSLMECLVFARKMSSIVLNDFSKVEKFDRSFQEFDIEDPTEDQISIITEKIDELRKLCWLNLGVSRNKVNMSKFLNYIQNDIDKLNKNDLLNSLEKIKFDQKIKLSERNRRTLNLLLDLKNRQITTITLLKACLFRKESRGGHYRDDFPDKDKNWECHTRQQLDQKIQKRFIKN
- a CDS encoding TIGR03279 family radical SAM protein; its protein translation is MWQEINLTEDPIDLLVPNITYKINPAEIESIEANSIAEEIGFESGDSIISINGKKPRDLIDYQILISEEILDISVLDKNHEIHNINIEKDQDVNLGINFKDALFDSIKQCNNRCPFCFIDQQPSGKRKSLYIKDDDYRLSFLYGSYLTLTNLKKEDWERIAMQKLSPLFISVHATDPAIREKLLKNKKAGVILDQISWFEKNSIQIHAQIVVCPDINDGDILEKSILELAEFYKKNSQTVLSVAIVPVGLTKFRPENDGLKSISPEYAKKTIKQVERIQASLQITLGTRFCWLADEWYLIAGTNLPSYKTYENMPQESNGVGTIRNFLEALREKTQNLPQKVKKPKKVSWIVGKLVYEALIPTVKKLNLINGLTINLYGLPSIYWGQDQVVTGLLTGEDLIYGLKNKDLGEAVYIPSIMLKINTDLFLDDKNIQEVETQINTKIHVLDDSNDIINTLIG
- a CDS encoding TolC family protein, whose protein sequence is MLRRVINPFLLLPLTLSTNTFNVLSSETKNYIDNVLEEKLNITFVDYQEIEKLVLNNQELKSLQNLVASASFNLSSQIAKRYPSLDFQANGLPKYVAGKKYNSSSPTLKTSQFTANPSLNIKWDLIAPLRGSEIKIAKTNYKIAENNYEIKKKDLIQEARIRYHKYKKSYQDIQNKKFTLNLSTTSLKNAKAKLDAGIGTKFEVLEAEAQLSRDQQSLNEKKIEHEINKISLKEILNVKGDLETNKEQNLIGFWNHKLKKNIDEGLDKNLSLKNLIFQTSIKKSQAESFLAQNRPNIYISNSLSSTFSKGDSLATKIDSEKSGSNYTNTISLNFAWSIFDGGQNKNSYKSKIADAESEKYVYENLKNVLTTSISKAYLNLKLNEEKIISSLKEIESSKESVRLTRLRYDVGISTLKDVLVRQSELSTAKSKNINAIYSYNLNIDELERLTFLDKSKNCLNSNNTKIKDAESICNL
- a CDS encoding inositol monophosphatase family protein, which encodes MNPTNLTNTQLRKLDSLFELVSQRQTKDFGNISASNKADGSLLTSCDLWSDKTIVDGLASIAPDEGVLSEEGQKLIPNSKAYWVVDPLDGTTNFAAGIPYWSISVARFVDGKPESSFLIIPTLKKKFVSIKGKGVWLNNEKIDPSQYNRQSECISLCSRSIKILQKKPNSVFPGKIRLLGVSSLNLTSVAMGQTFGAIESTPKIWDIAAAWLLLEELNCSIEWLETNPLNLIPGEDLSDVNFPLIACRSIEKFEILKPWGNLLLAK
- a CDS encoding DUF3120 domain-containing protein; this encodes MKELITKNLEVKDKFNYESNEIVDSYENSFLSNPISLRLWSSFFVILPIFVQAPWVRLEPISALCFTFVIVLVAIVLNQKASNKWFIVSSLLLGISGSWLGGCLFWGWLSPFPILHIPVEAVVLPLALIGFGTNWKIGSSFFISSLFGTAVTDITIFLIGIMDQWRQVITADSENAPMILQKTSESLIQIKSLSIIFFVALILWFISKEILDSGTINTTNGKALLVSGYVIQTTLIVDGIFIVLAILQPTFSGLV